The following are encoded in a window of Staphylococcus piscifermentans genomic DNA:
- a CDS encoding iron ABC transporter ATP-binding protein codes for MISVENLNKSIQDKPILQSIDVTIQKGRLTSLIGPNGAGKSTLLSAISRLIDIDSGQIKLEEESLENFKSNEIAKKLSVLKQSNHTELNITVEQLVAFGRFPYSKGRLTKTDKEKINEALDLLQLQEIKDRNLKTLSGGQRQRAYIAMTIAQDTEYILLDEPLNNLDMKYSVQIMKTLRQLTREVGKTIIIVLHDINFASCYSDDVIAMKDGQLIKAAHRDQVIQPETLKCLYDMDVQIESVNGQRICLYYD; via the coding sequence ATGATCAGTGTTGAAAACTTGAATAAATCGATTCAAGACAAGCCTATATTGCAATCGATTGATGTGACGATACAAAAGGGACGATTGACTTCTTTAATTGGACCGAATGGCGCTGGAAAAAGTACTTTGCTATCTGCTATCAGTCGGTTGATTGATATAGACTCCGGCCAAATCAAATTGGAAGAAGAGTCGCTTGAAAATTTCAAAAGTAATGAAATTGCGAAAAAGCTTTCAGTGTTAAAGCAATCCAATCATACCGAACTTAATATTACGGTAGAGCAACTTGTCGCGTTCGGACGTTTTCCTTATTCAAAAGGACGCCTTACTAAAACAGATAAAGAAAAAATTAATGAAGCTTTAGATTTGTTGCAATTACAAGAAATTAAAGACCGTAATTTGAAAACATTGTCTGGTGGTCAAAGACAACGTGCTTATATTGCAATGACTATCGCACAAGATACGGAATATATTTTATTAGATGAACCTTTAAATAATTTAGATATGAAATATTCTGTGCAAATTATGAAGACTTTACGTCAGTTAACACGTGAAGTTGGAAAAACTATTATTATCGTACTTCATGATATTAATTTTGCATCTTGCTACTCAGATGATGTAATTGCGATGAAAGATGGCCAATTGATTAAGGCAGCTCATAGAGATCAAGTTATCCAACCTGAAACTTTGAAGTGTTTATACGATATGGATGTACAAATTGAGTCCGTCAATGGTCAAAGAATCTGTCTTTATTACGATTAA
- a CDS encoding iron chelate uptake ABC transporter family permease subunit: protein MKANHLTTKLLILITITIITGVLYLFLGIDWDILEYQLQSRVRKLILMLLVGGAIGTSVIIFQAITVNRLLTPSMMGLDAVYMFVKVLLIFVFGVQSIAVTNLYLNFALTLVAMILFALLLFQVIFKYGNFSVYFILLIGVILGTFFRSITGFIELVINPEEFLAVQSSMFANFNASNEKLVAVCGVVLIALIIVTIIILPYLDVLLLGKAQAINLGVNYTRVTRLLMIMVAVLTAIATALVGPITFLGLLTVNVAHEIMKTYEHKFLLPATILLSWISLFSAEWIVEHLFEATTEVSILINLVGGTYFIYLLISRRNAQ, encoded by the coding sequence ATGAAAGCTAATCATCTGACAACTAAATTACTTATACTTATAACAATTACTATAATCACAGGCGTCCTTTATTTGTTTCTCGGCATTGATTGGGATATTTTAGAATATCAACTCCAAAGCCGGGTCCGTAAATTGATTTTAATGTTGCTAGTAGGGGGAGCTATCGGCACCTCGGTTATTATTTTTCAAGCGATTACGGTCAATCGATTACTGACACCTTCCATGATGGGTCTAGACGCAGTGTACATGTTTGTGAAAGTACTGCTTATCTTTGTCTTCGGAGTCCAGTCGATTGCGGTAACCAATCTTTATTTAAACTTCGCATTGACTTTAGTAGCTATGATATTATTTGCACTTTTACTGTTCCAAGTGATTTTCAAATACGGAAACTTCTCAGTGTATTTTATTTTATTAATCGGAGTGATTCTTGGAACTTTCTTTCGCAGTATCACAGGGTTTATAGAGCTAGTCATCAATCCTGAAGAGTTCTTAGCCGTTCAAAGTTCAATGTTTGCGAACTTCAATGCTTCTAATGAAAAATTAGTGGCGGTCTGCGGTGTAGTATTGATTGCATTAATTATTGTCACGATTATCATCTTGCCATATTTGGATGTTTTATTACTAGGCAAAGCACAAGCCATCAACCTTGGTGTCAATTACACCAGAGTAACACGCTTATTGATGATAATGGTAGCGGTATTGACAGCTATTGCCACAGCTTTAGTAGGACCAATTACTTTCTTAGGTTTATTAACGGTCAATGTAGCACATGAAATTATGAAGACTTACGAACATAAATTTTTATTACCGGCTACGATTTTATTAAGTTGGATCAGTTTGTTCTCAGCCGAATGGATTGTAGAACATCTCTTTGAAGCCACAACTGAAGTCAGCATTTTAATTAATCTCGTCGGTGGTACGTACTTTATTTATCTATTAATCAGTAGGAGGAACGCGCAATGA
- a CDS encoding ABC transporter permease: MRGPILFFIFIVLSILSLFIGVSQLGLADIFHLSTEQRNILFSSRVPRTVSIIISGSSLALAGLIMQQMMQNKFVSPTTAGTMEWAKLGILIALLFFPQAHILIKLIFAILLSITGTFFFMKLIQVIRFKDVIFVPLLGIMIGGIISSLTTFIALRTNAVQSIGNWLNGNFAVITSGRYEVLYLSIPLLIVTYIFANYFTIAGMGKDFSHNLGVNYERIMMYGLAITATMTALVVVTVGALPFLGLIVPNIVSIYRGDHLKHALPHTALLGAIFVLFSDIIGRLIVYPYEINIGLTLGVFGTFIFLAMLLKGSRNYES, translated from the coding sequence ATGCGCGGACCTATATTATTCTTTATTTTTATTGTCTTAAGCATCTTATCTTTATTTATCGGCGTCAGCCAACTTGGATTAGCAGATATCTTTCATTTGTCTACTGAACAACGCAATATACTATTTTCAAGCCGTGTTCCTCGGACTGTCAGCATTATTATTTCTGGAAGCTCTCTTGCTTTAGCTGGCTTAATTATGCAGCAGATGATGCAGAATAAATTTGTCAGTCCTACCACTGCAGGAACGATGGAATGGGCAAAATTAGGTATTTTAATCGCGCTCTTATTTTTCCCGCAAGCACACATTCTCATTAAACTTATCTTTGCTATATTATTAAGTATTACAGGAACATTTTTCTTTATGAAGTTGATACAGGTTATCCGCTTCAAAGATGTCATCTTCGTCCCGCTTCTCGGTATCATGATCGGCGGCATTATATCCAGTCTTACAACCTTTATTGCCTTGCGTACGAATGCAGTTCAAAGCATCGGCAACTGGTTGAACGGCAACTTCGCAGTTATTACTAGCGGTCGTTACGAAGTCTTATATCTCAGTATCCCTTTACTGATCGTGACTTATATCTTTGCCAATTATTTTACGATTGCTGGAATGGGAAAAGACTTCAGTCATAATCTCGGCGTCAATTACGAACGGATTATGATGTACGGACTAGCTATCACTGCGACAATGACTGCATTAGTCGTGGTAACTGTCGGCGCATTACCTTTTTTAGGACTAATAGTGCCTAACATTGTGTCAATTTACCGTGGCGATCATCTAAAGCACGCTTTGCCACATACCGCTTTGCTCGGTGCAATCTTCGTGCTCTTTTCTGATATCATAGGGCGATTGATTGTCTATCCTTACGAAATCAACATCGGACTTACATTAGGAGTCTTCGGTACTTTTATTTTCTTAGCCATGTTGTTGAAAGGAAGCCGCAACTATGAAAGCTAA